The following are encoded together in the Streptomyces tsukubensis genome:
- the pspAB gene encoding PspA-associated protein PspAB, with the protein MGLLDTILGRSKPVRPDLDQLFAVPSAALTLQAGVGFTPTGLGSVCFAGVEGGNFARLRQDVRELLDADTGRGGAPVEFSEDSYGYTWLLARQPADDVAALVNDLHAVNTLLQDGGFGPHLLCSLIGFEDTRQRPLALVYLYKRGTFYPFAPRPGTGTRASEKRDNQLELQAKAALGDDLRMEQDLARWFPVWGAPGLTD; encoded by the coding sequence GTGGGTCTTCTCGACACGATCCTTGGCCGCTCCAAACCGGTCAGGCCGGACCTCGACCAGCTTTTCGCGGTACCGTCCGCGGCGCTCACCCTCCAGGCGGGAGTGGGCTTCACCCCGACGGGGCTCGGTTCGGTCTGTTTCGCCGGCGTGGAGGGCGGCAACTTCGCCCGTCTGCGGCAGGACGTACGCGAACTGCTCGACGCGGACACCGGCAGGGGCGGGGCCCCGGTGGAGTTCAGCGAGGACTCGTACGGCTACACGTGGCTGCTCGCACGGCAGCCGGCCGACGATGTGGCGGCCCTGGTCAACGACCTGCACGCGGTCAACACCCTGCTCCAGGACGGCGGCTTCGGCCCCCACCTGCTGTGCTCACTCATCGGCTTCGAGGACACGCGGCAGCGCCCCCTCGCCTTGGTCTACCTCTACAAACGGGGCACGTTCTACCCCTTCGCCCCACGGCCGGGCACCGGGACCCGCGCCAGCGAGAAGCGGGACAACCAACTGGAACTCCAGGCCAAGGCGGCGCTCGGCGACGACCTGCGGATGGAACAGGACCTGGCGCGCTGGTTCCCCGTGTGGGGCGCGCCCGGCCTGACCGACTGA
- the htpX gene encoding zinc metalloprotease HtpX — translation MSRTRTRYAPDRGLTGRMVTTMFLIGLLYVVLVGVLIAALSGSWPIILVITGGIFIAQFWFSDRIAAFSMGAKEVTPEQEPELHGAIDRICALADMEKPRVAIARSDVPNAFATGRSERTALVCATTGLMRRLEPEELEGVLAHEMSHVAHRDVAVMTIASFLGVLAGIITRVALWGGLARNNRSNDPVGVALMLIPLVSAVVYALSFLLTRLLSRYRELSADRTAALLTGRPSALASALTKVDGQLARIPTEDLRKAEPYNAFYFMPAFSSKQSLGRLLSSHPTLEQRLEQLARISADLSRP, via the coding sequence ATGTCACGGACTCGCACGCGCTACGCGCCGGACCGCGGGCTCACCGGCCGCATGGTGACGACGATGTTCCTGATCGGCCTGCTCTACGTGGTGCTGGTGGGTGTACTGATCGCCGCGCTGAGCGGTTCGTGGCCGATCATCCTGGTCATCACGGGCGGTATCTTCATCGCGCAGTTCTGGTTCAGCGACCGGATCGCCGCGTTCAGCATGGGGGCCAAAGAGGTCACGCCCGAGCAGGAGCCGGAGTTGCACGGCGCGATCGACCGGATATGCGCCCTCGCCGACATGGAGAAACCACGGGTCGCCATCGCCCGCAGTGACGTACCGAACGCCTTCGCCACAGGCCGTAGCGAACGCACCGCACTGGTCTGTGCCACCACCGGGCTGATGCGGCGCCTGGAGCCGGAGGAGCTGGAAGGCGTACTGGCCCACGAGATGTCGCACGTCGCCCACCGGGATGTCGCCGTCATGACGATCGCGTCGTTCCTCGGCGTGCTGGCGGGGATCATCACCCGGGTGGCCCTCTGGGGCGGCCTCGCCCGCAACAACCGAAGCAATGACCCCGTCGGTGTGGCGCTCATGCTCATTCCGCTGGTCAGCGCAGTGGTGTACGCCCTGAGCTTCCTGCTGACCCGCCTGCTCTCCCGCTACCGCGAGCTCTCCGCGGACCGTACGGCGGCGCTGCTCACCGGACGCCCCTCGGCGCTCGCTTCCGCGCTGACCAAGGTCGACGGCCAGCTGGCCAGGATCCCGACGGAGGACCTGCGGAAGGCGGAGCCGTACAACGCGTTCTACTTCATGCCGGCCTTCTCCTCCAAGCAGAGCCTGGGCCGCCTCCTCTCCTCGCACCCGACGCTTGAACAGCGACTCGAACAGCTCGCGCGTATCTCCGCCGACCTGTCGCGCCCGTAA
- a CDS encoding ferredoxin has product MRVSADRDVCVGAGLCALTAPAVFDQDDDGLVTVLTPAPEEQDRPAALEAGGLCPSGAVRVAEEPSEP; this is encoded by the coding sequence TTGCGGGTCTCGGCCGACCGTGACGTGTGCGTCGGCGCGGGGCTGTGCGCGCTGACCGCACCGGCCGTCTTCGACCAGGACGACGACGGACTCGTCACCGTCCTCACACCGGCGCCGGAGGAACAGGACAGGCCGGCGGCGCTGGAAGCGGGCGGGCTCTGTCCTTCGGGCGCCGTCCGGGTTGCCGAGGAACCTTCGGAGCCGTAG
- a CDS encoding cytochrome P450 codes for MTETAQTPQTEGTPAFPNDRTCPYQLPAGYAQLRDDPNSLRKVTLYDGRQAWVVTKHEAARKLLADPRLSSDRTDISFPSTSPRIESVRDRTPSFIGLDPPEHGPKRRMTISEFTVKRIKNMRPGIERIVHGFIDELLAAGPPADLVSMFALPVPSMVICELLGVPYADHDFFQDASKRLVQSVGAADASRARDDLESYMDGLVTKFQAEPGPGLVGALVSEQLAAGEIDRSELISTALLLLIAGHETTASMTSLGVITLLEHPEQHAALRADPSLVPGAVEELLRVLAIADIAGGRIARADIEIDGQLIRAGEGVIVTNSIANRDASVFEDPDTFDVHRSARHHLAFGYGVHQCLGQNLARLELEVIVTALFDRIPTLRLAVPAEQLTLRPGTTIQGVNELPVTW; via the coding sequence ATGACTGAGACAGCCCAGACACCCCAGACAGAAGGCACTCCCGCCTTCCCGAACGACCGCACCTGCCCCTACCAGTTGCCCGCCGGATACGCACAGCTCAGGGACGACCCCAACTCCCTGCGAAAGGTGACCCTTTACGACGGCCGCCAGGCGTGGGTCGTGACCAAGCACGAGGCCGCACGGAAGCTGCTGGCCGATCCGCGGCTCTCCTCCGACCGCACGGACATCTCCTTTCCCTCCACCTCGCCGCGGATCGAGAGCGTCCGCGATCGGACCCCGTCCTTCATCGGACTCGACCCGCCGGAGCACGGGCCCAAACGGCGGATGACGATCAGCGAGTTCACCGTGAAGCGCATCAAGAACATGCGCCCCGGCATCGAGCGGATCGTGCACGGCTTCATCGACGAACTGCTGGCGGCGGGCCCGCCGGCCGACCTGGTCAGCATGTTCGCGCTGCCGGTGCCGTCCATGGTCATCTGTGAACTGCTCGGTGTGCCCTATGCCGACCACGATTTCTTCCAGGACGCGAGCAAACGGCTGGTGCAGTCGGTCGGCGCCGCGGACGCCTCCCGGGCGCGCGACGACCTGGAAAGCTACATGGACGGGCTGGTCACGAAGTTCCAGGCGGAGCCAGGACCCGGACTCGTGGGCGCCCTGGTCAGCGAGCAACTGGCCGCGGGCGAGATCGACCGCTCCGAACTCATCTCCACCGCACTGCTGTTGCTCATCGCCGGGCATGAGACCACCGCGTCGATGACCTCGCTCGGCGTCATCACCCTGCTGGAACATCCGGAGCAGCACGCGGCCCTGCGCGCCGATCCGAGCCTCGTCCCGGGCGCGGTCGAGGAACTGCTGCGCGTCCTGGCCATCGCCGACATCGCGGGCGGCCGGATCGCGCGCGCCGACATCGAGATCGACGGGCAGCTCATCCGTGCGGGGGAGGGTGTGATCGTCACCAACTCCATCGCCAACCGCGACGCTTCCGTCTTCGAGGATCCTGACACGTTCGACGTGCACCGCTCGGCCCGCCACCATCTCGCCTTCGGCTACGGGGTGCACCAGTGTCTCGGCCAGAACCTGGCCAGGCTGGAGCTGGAAGTGATCGTGACGGCGCTGTTCGACCGCATTCCGACGCTCCGGCTCGCCGTCCCCGCCGAACAGCTCACGCTACGGCCGGGTACGACCATCCAGGGCGTCAACGAACTCCCGGTGACGTGGTGA
- a CDS encoding TetR/AcrR family transcriptional regulator gives MESAILRAALDELAEVGYPALTMERVALRARTSKAALYRRWPGRAELVVDACKAGGVSEIDLPDTGTLRDDTIALLRQLSAKMDSPFGSILRGLLAETTRDPEFAKLVRERVQTPGPTAVHSVLERAVERGEVEPHILGSRRATVATDLLRNQFLLYGNPIDDATITDIVDDVYLPLVLRTERGASGSDSGGNTEPDAS, from the coding sequence CTGGAGAGTGCCATCCTGCGCGCCGCTCTGGACGAACTCGCCGAGGTGGGCTACCCGGCGCTGACCATGGAACGGGTCGCCCTCCGCGCCCGCACCAGCAAGGCCGCGCTGTACCGCCGTTGGCCCGGCCGGGCCGAACTGGTCGTGGACGCGTGCAAGGCGGGCGGGGTCTCCGAAATCGACCTGCCGGACACGGGAACACTCCGCGATGACACCATCGCCCTGCTCAGGCAGTTGTCCGCGAAGATGGACAGCCCCTTCGGTTCCATACTGCGCGGACTGCTCGCGGAGACGACCCGCGATCCCGAGTTCGCGAAGCTGGTCAGGGAGCGCGTCCAGACCCCGGGCCCCACGGCCGTCCACTCCGTCCTGGAACGGGCCGTCGAACGCGGGGAGGTCGAGCCCCACATCCTCGGCTCCCGGCGGGCGACCGTCGCCACGGATCTGTTGCGCAACCAGTTCCTGCTGTACGGAAACCCCATCGACGACGCGACCATCACGGACATCGTGGACGACGTCTATCTCCCGCTCGTCCTGCGTACGGAGCGGGGCGCGTCCGGCAGCGACTCCGGTGGAAACACCGAGCCCGACGCGTCCTGA
- a CDS encoding ABC transporter ATP-binding protein gives MRKGMTDMTAAPGLEVRGLSAGYPGRPVVTDAEFTVPAGHVGAIVGPNGCGKSTLLRAVARLHRPQSGTVHADGADIWQLGQKAASRRVALLPQSPRAPEAITVVGLVRYGRHPHQGLLRQWSREDEQAVRDALEATGTTDLATQRLDRLSGGQRQRCWLAMVLAQHTSVVLLDEPTSALDMGHVVDVLELVREVAATGRTVVMVQHDLTAAARCADTVIAMKDGRVVARGAPRDTVDEALVKELYGLDADVLPAPGDGSPVVVPRARATAPAPDADVAEPAQGDLVTEPASGARATDPAPDARVADPPSTASAPG, from the coding sequence ATGCGGAAAGGCATGACGGACATGACAGCGGCCCCCGGGCTCGAAGTGCGTGGCCTGAGCGCGGGCTATCCGGGCCGCCCGGTCGTCACGGACGCCGAATTCACCGTCCCCGCAGGTCACGTGGGTGCGATCGTGGGGCCCAACGGCTGCGGGAAGTCGACGCTGCTGCGGGCCGTGGCCCGCCTGCACAGGCCACAGTCCGGCACGGTCCACGCCGACGGCGCCGACATCTGGCAACTCGGCCAGAAGGCGGCTTCCCGCCGCGTCGCCCTGCTCCCCCAGTCGCCGAGGGCCCCCGAGGCCATCACCGTCGTCGGGCTCGTACGCTACGGCCGCCACCCCCACCAGGGCCTGCTGCGCCAGTGGTCGCGCGAGGACGAACAAGCCGTACGCGACGCGCTGGAGGCCACCGGCACGACAGACCTGGCGACGCAGCGGCTCGACCGGCTCTCCGGCGGCCAGCGTCAGCGCTGCTGGCTCGCGATGGTCCTGGCGCAGCACACCTCCGTCGTACTGCTGGACGAACCGACCAGCGCCCTGGACATGGGGCACGTCGTCGACGTACTGGAACTGGTCAGGGAGGTGGCGGCGACGGGACGCACCGTCGTCATGGTCCAGCACGACCTGACCGCGGCGGCGCGCTGCGCGGACACCGTCATCGCCATGAAGGACGGTCGCGTGGTGGCGCGGGGCGCGCCGCGCGACACCGTGGACGAGGCGCTGGTCAAGGAGTTGTACGGGCTGGACGCGGATGTGCTGCCCGCACCCGGCGACGGCTCGCCGGTCGTCGTACCGCGCGCCCGCGCGACGGCCCCGGCACCGGACGCCGACGTGGCGGAGCCGGCGCAGGGCGACCTCGTCACGGAGCCGGCCTCCGGCGCCCGCGCGACGGACCCGGCACCGGACGCCCGCGTCGCGGATCCGCCCTCGACCGCGTCGGCGCCGGGCTGA
- a CDS encoding FecCD family ABC transporter permease, whose amino-acid sequence MTAPGTRPATEPTAHPAAHPAAEGDLAPPDSTVLRWRSLSWLFPRRGALVAALLLPLIVVVITLAVMASSSGMSLSQTVSGLLGTGDPGTVMVVRDFRLPRVFAGLMVGAALGVSGCLTQTLAGNPLATPDLLGVNEGATAVVVASAAGSATGMVGDWWLGPLGGVAAAVLVVLCAGGAGSRGYRVLVVGIGVSTFIGAVSDLVMSRQNDSTAGGVFLWAVGSLTGRDWGVGLPLLVALLFLVPLSLTAGHRLQLLRFDDDMAAGLGVDLRRVRAAALVLAVALAGIAVGVGGPIAFVALAAPVLAKRLSGPTRVPVVGSALTGAALIGAADALGRVVAPVELPVGVVTSVLGGPFLLWVLFRSDRPT is encoded by the coding sequence ATGACCGCCCCCGGTACGCGGCCGGCCACGGAACCCACGGCGCACCCCGCCGCGCACCCCGCCGCGGAAGGGGACCTCGCACCGCCCGACAGCACGGTCCTGCGCTGGCGGAGCCTGTCGTGGCTCTTCCCGCGCCGGGGCGCACTCGTCGCCGCGCTGCTCCTACCGCTGATCGTGGTGGTCATCACCCTCGCCGTGATGGCGAGTTCGAGCGGGATGAGCCTGTCGCAGACCGTTTCCGGTCTCCTCGGCACCGGTGACCCCGGCACCGTCATGGTGGTACGGGACTTCCGGCTGCCCCGCGTCTTCGCCGGGCTCATGGTCGGTGCGGCGCTCGGCGTCTCGGGCTGTCTCACCCAGACCCTCGCGGGCAACCCCCTCGCCACGCCCGACCTGCTCGGGGTCAACGAGGGCGCCACCGCCGTCGTCGTCGCCTCCGCCGCGGGTTCCGCCACCGGCATGGTCGGCGACTGGTGGCTGGGGCCGCTCGGCGGGGTCGCGGCCGCGGTACTCGTCGTCCTGTGCGCGGGCGGCGCGGGCAGCCGCGGCTACCGGGTACTCGTCGTCGGCATCGGCGTCTCCACCTTCATCGGCGCGGTCAGCGACCTCGTGATGTCCCGGCAGAACGACAGTACGGCGGGCGGTGTCTTCCTCTGGGCCGTCGGCAGCCTGACCGGAAGGGACTGGGGCGTCGGCCTGCCGCTGCTCGTGGCGCTGCTCTTCCTGGTCCCGCTCTCCCTCACGGCCGGGCACCGGCTGCAACTCCTCCGGTTCGACGACGACATGGCCGCGGGGCTCGGCGTCGACCTGCGCCGGGTGCGGGCCGCGGCCCTCGTCCTCGCCGTCGCCCTCGCGGGGATCGCCGTGGGCGTCGGCGGACCCATCGCCTTCGTGGCACTCGCCGCGCCCGTCCTCGCGAAGCGGCTCAGCGGCCCCACCCGCGTCCCCGTCGTCGGCTCGGCGCTGACCGGCGCGGCCCTCATCGGCGCGGCCGACGCGCTCGGCCGTGTCGTGGCGCCCGTCGAACTCCCCGTCGGCGTGGTCACCAGCGTGCTCGGCGGCCCCTTCCTCCTCTGGGTCCTCTTCCGCTCCGACCGTCCCACCTGA
- a CDS encoding FecCD family ABC transporter permease, translating to MSTEQEGAVQRTGSSPLDPISSQGRPLLGVGALLVVALFALALVSLLVGTGSSSATGAWHYLTGDPAARADPQLRLAVMDVRLPRTLAAALVGVCLGAAGCLLQAATRNPLAETGLLGVNSGAAFAVVLGLTFFRVHSSSAMLLCALLGAVAASSVVLLLAASGRAAGSPLRLVLAGSALGATFHGLTAYVLLGTQSTFDIYRYWTIGSLAGVKTADLLPLAPLAALALLTALGCARPLSALALGDDSARSLGHHPARVRLVVAVVVSVLSGCAVAVAGPIAFLGLLAPYAARTLSGARMTAQLVLSALIAADIMIVADVLARVVIRPWETPVSVLLALVGGPLLIWIARSPRLSTAGASA from the coding sequence ATGAGCACAGAGCAAGAGGGGGCGGTGCAGAGGACCGGATCGTCCCCCCTCGACCCCATTTCGTCCCAGGGCCGCCCCCTGCTCGGGGTGGGCGCGCTGCTCGTCGTCGCACTGTTCGCGCTCGCCCTGGTCTCGCTCCTCGTCGGCACTGGTTCGAGCTCCGCGACCGGCGCGTGGCACTACCTCACCGGCGACCCCGCGGCCCGCGCGGACCCCCAACTGCGGCTCGCCGTCATGGACGTACGCCTGCCCCGTACGCTCGCCGCGGCCCTCGTCGGCGTCTGCCTGGGGGCGGCCGGCTGCCTGCTCCAGGCGGCGACCCGGAATCCGCTGGCCGAGACGGGACTGCTGGGCGTCAACTCGGGTGCCGCCTTCGCCGTCGTACTCGGGCTGACCTTCTTCCGTGTGCACTCCTCCTCCGCGATGCTGCTCTGCGCACTGCTCGGCGCGGTGGCCGCCAGCTCCGTCGTCCTGCTGCTCGCCGCCTCGGGAAGAGCCGCCGGCTCACCGCTACGGCTCGTCCTGGCCGGTTCCGCGCTCGGCGCGACCTTCCACGGACTGACCGCGTACGTACTGCTCGGCACTCAGTCGACCTTCGACATCTACCGCTACTGGACCATCGGTTCCCTCGCCGGGGTCAAAACGGCCGACCTGCTGCCCCTCGCGCCGCTCGCCGCGCTCGCCCTGCTCACCGCGCTCGGCTGCGCCCGCCCGCTCTCCGCGCTGGCCCTCGGCGACGACAGCGCCCGCTCGCTCGGCCACCACCCGGCCCGGGTACGGCTCGTCGTCGCGGTCGTCGTCTCCGTACTGTCCGGGTGCGCGGTCGCGGTGGCCGGGCCCATCGCCTTCCTCGGGCTGCTCGCGCCCTACGCGGCCAGGACCCTCAGCGGGGCGCGCATGACCGCCCAACTGGTGCTGTCCGCACTGATCGCCGCCGACATCATGATCGTGGCGGACGTTCTCGCCCGCGTCGTGATCCGGCCGTGGGAGACCCCGGTCAGCGTCCTGCTCGCCCTCGTCGGCGGGCCGCTGCTGATCTGGATCGCCCGCTCGCCCCGCCTCTCCACCGCAGGAGCCTCTGCATGA
- a CDS encoding ABC transporter substrate-binding protein — MAPNPPHSSPRRSRPSLAVALLAACAVTLTACGSSGSDKDSGSGSADTKGSSGATSVTDATGAKVKVPAAPERVVALSEMDLDSALALGVEPVGLTAGRGQRGAPEYLADRAKGIPVVGAVTGPDIEKVVQVKPDVILAGQTADQQVLQQLRKIAPTVVTISDTKDWKSSLELTGKALGRTNQARTFLDGYEKKAAALKKDLGARAEENVSVARYSAKGTAVMQQGVFISDVLKDLGFKRPGVQNEKGAGHSTPISDENLKEIDGGRLFIGTLSTTGKDAGLLDELAKKPAYRALNAVKDKHATVVDGSKWTSLGGAQAAVSVLGDIRKAMVK; from the coding sequence ATGGCGCCGAACCCGCCCCACTCCTCACCCCGCCGCTCCCGCCCGTCCCTCGCGGTCGCCCTGCTCGCGGCCTGCGCGGTGACCCTGACCGCCTGCGGATCGTCGGGCTCGGACAAGGACTCGGGTTCCGGTTCCGCCGACACGAAAGGCAGTTCGGGCGCCACCTCGGTGACCGACGCCACCGGCGCGAAGGTGAAGGTGCCCGCCGCGCCCGAGCGGGTCGTGGCGCTCAGTGAGATGGACCTCGACTCCGCGCTCGCCCTCGGCGTCGAGCCGGTGGGCCTCACCGCGGGACGGGGACAGCGGGGCGCCCCCGAATACCTCGCCGACCGGGCGAAAGGCATCCCTGTCGTCGGGGCGGTGACCGGGCCCGACATCGAGAAGGTCGTCCAGGTCAAGCCCGACGTCATCCTCGCCGGACAGACCGCGGACCAGCAGGTGCTCCAGCAGCTGCGGAAGATCGCCCCCACCGTCGTCACGATCAGCGACACCAAGGACTGGAAGTCCTCCCTGGAGCTGACAGGCAAGGCGCTGGGCAGGACCAACCAGGCGCGGACCTTCCTCGACGGCTACGAGAAGAAGGCCGCCGCGCTCAAGAAGGACCTCGGGGCGCGCGCCGAGGAGAACGTCTCCGTGGCCCGCTACTCCGCGAAGGGCACCGCCGTTATGCAGCAGGGGGTGTTCATCAGCGACGTGCTGAAGGACCTCGGCTTCAAGCGGCCGGGCGTCCAGAACGAGAAGGGCGCAGGACATTCCACCCCCATCAGCGACGAGAACCTGAAGGAGATCGACGGCGGCCGGCTGTTCATCGGCACCCTCTCCACCACGGGCAAGGATGCTGGGCTGTTGGACGAGCTGGCCAAGAAGCCCGCGTACCGCGCGCTGAACGCCGTCAAGGACAAGCACGCGACCGTCGTCGACGGCTCCAAGTGGACGAGCCTCGGCGGCGCCCAGGCAGCCGTATCGGTCCTCGGTGACATCAGGAAGGCGATGGTGAAGTGA
- a CDS encoding 2,3-dihydro-2,3-dihydroxybenzoate dehydrogenase, translated as MSVDQELAGRLALVTGAGRGIGLAVVHALAERGARVVATDLDIEEPGPYAETVQEQVVTRPLDVTDPEAVEALVGETEDALGPLDIVVNVAGILRGSPVVELSDEDWAATFAVNTSGVMHVSRAATRRMVRRGSGSVVTVASNAGGIPRAGMSAYAASKAATVMFTKCLGLEVAADGVRCNTVSPGSTLTDMQRGMWAAADGKDERAAVRGVIEGDLASHRTGIPLGRIADPADIADAVVFLASDRARHITMHDLYVDGGATLRA; from the coding sequence GTGAGCGTCGACCAGGAGTTGGCGGGGCGGCTCGCCCTCGTCACCGGCGCGGGCAGGGGCATCGGCCTCGCGGTGGTGCACGCACTCGCGGAACGGGGCGCGCGCGTCGTCGCCACCGACCTCGACATCGAGGAGCCGGGCCCGTACGCGGAGACCGTCCAGGAGCAGGTCGTCACGCGGCCCCTCGACGTGACCGACCCCGAGGCCGTGGAGGCGCTCGTCGGTGAGACGGAGGACGCCCTCGGCCCGCTGGACATCGTCGTCAACGTCGCCGGAATCCTGCGGGGTTCACCCGTGGTGGAACTGAGCGACGAGGACTGGGCGGCCACCTTCGCCGTCAACACCAGTGGCGTGATGCACGTCTCCCGCGCGGCCACCCGGCGCATGGTGCGGCGCGGTTCGGGGAGCGTCGTCACCGTCGCGTCCAACGCGGGCGGCATCCCCAGGGCCGGCATGTCCGCCTACGCCGCCTCCAAGGCCGCCACCGTCATGTTCACCAAATGCCTGGGCCTCGAAGTGGCCGCGGACGGCGTCCGCTGCAACACCGTCTCACCGGGCTCGACCCTCACCGACATGCAGCGCGGCATGTGGGCCGCCGCCGACGGCAAGGACGAGAGGGCCGCCGTGCGGGGCGTCATCGAGGGCGACCTCGCGAGCCACCGCACCGGCATCCCGCTCGGCCGGATCGCCGACCCCGCCGACATCGCGGACGCCGTCGTCTTCCTCGCCTCCGACCGCGCCAGACACATCACCATGCACGACCTGTACGTCGACGGCGGAGCGACCCTGCGGGCCTGA
- a CDS encoding isochorismate synthase: MPASLREPTTPAPPATAAPTLTPGAATALLDAYRPGEDRFLASPRHTLLTRGTAEEIPHDSGPIGRRVREALERRVGAGGPAPIVVGSLPFDPQAPAVLAVPRAVRWAPPLREDPLIALPVPEETIDWRVREVPSAEQYSAAVAAAVARMGAGEFEKVVLARTLELTGDRAPDLPSMLRRLAGRDPSGYTFAVPSAKGRTLIGASPELLVSRRGGTLTANPLAGSAPRSTDLAEDVRRAAALLESPKDLHEHAVVVDAVREALAPHCARLDVPERPTLVRTAAMWHLSTTLSGEPAGPDITALDLATALHPTPAVCGTPTDVARSVIAASEPFDRGLYTGMVGWQDAAGDGEWIVTIRCAEAENDGSSLRLFAGAGVVADSSPEAETAETAAKFRTFLHAVGAAL; encoded by the coding sequence ATGCCGGCTTCCCTCCGCGAACCCACCACCCCCGCCCCGCCCGCGACCGCCGCCCCCACGCTCACCCCCGGCGCGGCCACCGCACTCCTCGACGCCTACCGCCCCGGCGAGGACCGCTTCCTGGCCTCACCGCGCCACACGCTCCTCACCCGAGGCACGGCGGAGGAGATCCCGCACGACAGCGGGCCGATCGGCAGACGGGTGAGGGAGGCGCTGGAGCGGCGCGTGGGCGCGGGGGGACCGGCCCCGATCGTCGTGGGCTCCCTGCCCTTCGACCCGCAGGCCCCCGCCGTGCTCGCCGTGCCCAGGGCCGTCCGCTGGGCGCCGCCCCTGCGCGAGGACCCCCTCATCGCGCTGCCCGTCCCCGAGGAGACCATCGACTGGCGGGTACGTGAGGTGCCCTCGGCCGAGCAGTACAGCGCCGCCGTCGCCGCCGCCGTCGCACGCATGGGCGCGGGGGAGTTCGAGAAGGTCGTCCTCGCCCGCACCCTCGAACTGACCGGTGACCGCGCCCCCGACCTCCCCTCCATGCTGCGCCGCCTCGCGGGCCGCGACCCCTCCGGTTACACCTTCGCCGTGCCCTCCGCCAAGGGGCGCACCCTCATCGGCGCCAGCCCCGAACTGCTCGTCTCCCGCCGGGGCGGCACGCTGACCGCCAACCCCCTGGCGGGCTCCGCACCGCGCAGCACCGACCTCGCCGAGGACGTCCGCAGGGCCGCCGCACTCCTGGAATCACCGAAGGACCTCCACGAACACGCCGTGGTGGTCGACGCGGTACGGGAGGCGCTCGCCCCCCACTGCGCCCGCCTCGACGTGCCCGAACGCCCCACGCTCGTACGCACCGCCGCCATGTGGCACCTCTCCACCACACTGAGCGGCGAACCGGCCGGGCCCGACATCACCGCCCTCGACCTCGCCACCGCCCTCCACCCCACCCCCGCGGTCTGCGGCACACCGACCGATGTGGCCCGCTCCGTCATAGCGGCGTCCGAGCCCTTCGACCGGGGCCTCTACACCGGCATGGTCGGCTGGCAGGACGCGGCGGGCGACGGCGAATGGATCGTCACCATCCGCTGCGCCGAGGCCGAGAACGACGGCAGTTCGCTGCGGCTCTTCGCCGGTGCGGGCGTGGTCGCCGACTCCTCGCCCGAGGCGGAGACCGCGGAGACCGCCGCGAAGTTCCGTACCTTCCTGCACGCCGTGGGAGCCGCCCTGTGA